From Thermomonas sp. XSG, one genomic window encodes:
- a CDS encoding AMP nucleosidase, which yields MKSKQEIVDNWLPRYTGVPLESFGQHILLTNFGGYLSHFSEMTGAPVVGVDRPMPSATADGITLINFGMGSPNAATVMDLLSAICPKAVLFLGKCGGLKKKNQLGDLVLPIAAIRGEGTSDDYLPPQVPALPAFALQRVISTSIRDMELDYWTGTVFTTNRRVWEHDDEFKDRLRAMRCMAIDMETATIFAAGFANRIPCGALLLVSDQPMIPEGVKTEASDARVSAEYVQNHIRVGIESLKLIRRNGKSVRHLRFDE from the coding sequence ATGAAGAGCAAACAGGAAATCGTCGACAACTGGCTGCCGCGCTACACCGGGGTGCCGCTGGAGAGCTTCGGGCAGCACATCCTGCTGACCAATTTCGGCGGCTATCTGTCGCACTTCTCGGAAATGACCGGCGCGCCGGTGGTCGGCGTCGACCGGCCGATGCCCAGCGCCACCGCCGACGGCATCACCCTGATCAATTTCGGCATGGGCAGCCCGAACGCCGCCACGGTCATGGACCTGCTGTCGGCCATCTGCCCGAAGGCGGTGCTGTTCCTGGGCAAGTGCGGCGGGCTGAAGAAGAAGAACCAGCTGGGCGACCTGGTGCTGCCGATCGCCGCGATCCGCGGCGAAGGCACCAGCGACGACTACCTGCCGCCGCAGGTGCCGGCGCTGCCCGCGTTCGCCCTGCAGCGGGTGATCTCCACCAGCATCCGCGACATGGAGCTGGACTACTGGACCGGCACCGTGTTCACCACCAACCGCCGGGTCTGGGAGCACGACGACGAGTTCAAGGACCGGCTGCGGGCGATGCGCTGCATGGCCATCGACATGGAGACCGCGACCATCTTCGCCGCCGGTTTCGCCAACCGCATCCCCTGCGGCGCGCTGCTGCTGGTGTCGGACCAGCCGATGATCCCGGAAGGCGTGAAGACCGAGGCCAGCGATGCCCGCGTGTCTGCCGAGTATGTGCAGAACCACATCCGGGTCGGCATCGAGTCGCTGAAGCTGATCCGTCGCAACGGCAAGTCGGTGCGGCACCTGCGGTTCGACGAGTGA
- a CDS encoding amidohydrolase, whose translation MKPLTAAVLAALLAGCASAPQKPASPAKPYDFAADPYPSTYQRIASPPVLLQGATVLIGNGQRLDNADVLMRDGKIVAVGNGLETTADALRVDASGKWITPGIIDIHSHLGVYASPGASAHSDGNEATAPVTAQVWAEHSVWPQDPGFHAALAGGVTALQILPGSANLIGGRGVTLKNVSATTYQGMKFPGAPWGLKMACGENPKRVYGQRGGPSTRMGNVAGYRAAFADAADYMKKRKAGGKDAEAKRDLKLDTLAGAINGDIRVNIHCYRADEMAIMLDLAKEFGFKIAAFHHGVEAYKIADRLAAEGVCGALWADWWGFKMESFDGIQENIALVDRVPGGCAIVHSDSAEGIQRLNQEAAKVIANAGRVGIRISPEHAIQWLTRNPAKAMGIDDQTGTLESGKMADVVVWNGNPFSSFAQAEQVYVDGARLYDRRDPARQPTSDFLLGQEIVSGGVR comes from the coding sequence ATGAAACCGTTGACCGCCGCCGTGCTGGCGGCGCTGCTGGCCGGCTGCGCCAGTGCGCCGCAGAAGCCGGCATCGCCCGCCAAGCCCTACGACTTCGCCGCCGACCCGTATCCCAGTACCTACCAGCGGATCGCCTCGCCGCCGGTGCTGCTGCAGGGCGCTACGGTGCTCATCGGCAACGGCCAGCGACTGGACAATGCGGACGTGCTGATGCGCGACGGCAAAATCGTCGCGGTCGGCAACGGACTTGAAACCACTGCCGACGCACTTCGCGTCGATGCCAGCGGCAAGTGGATCACGCCCGGCATCATCGACATCCATTCGCACCTGGGCGTGTACGCCAGCCCGGGCGCCAGCGCGCACAGCGACGGCAACGAGGCCACCGCGCCGGTGACCGCGCAGGTCTGGGCCGAACACTCGGTCTGGCCGCAGGATCCGGGGTTCCACGCCGCGCTGGCCGGCGGCGTGACCGCGCTGCAGATCCTGCCCGGCAGCGCCAACCTGATCGGCGGCCGCGGCGTCACCCTGAAGAACGTCTCCGCCACCACCTACCAGGGCATGAAGTTCCCCGGCGCGCCCTGGGGCCTGAAGATGGCCTGCGGCGAGAACCCCAAGCGCGTCTACGGCCAGCGCGGCGGCCCGTCCACCCGCATGGGCAACGTGGCCGGCTACCGCGCGGCGTTCGCCGATGCCGCCGACTACATGAAGAAGCGCAAGGCCGGCGGCAAGGACGCGGAGGCCAAGCGCGACCTGAAGCTGGACACCCTGGCCGGCGCCATCAACGGCGACATCCGGGTCAACATCCACTGCTACCGCGCCGACGAGATGGCGATCATGCTCGACCTCGCCAAGGAATTCGGCTTCAAGATCGCCGCCTTCCACCACGGCGTGGAGGCCTACAAGATCGCCGACCGGCTGGCCGCGGAAGGCGTCTGCGGCGCGCTGTGGGCGGACTGGTGGGGCTTCAAGATGGAAAGCTTCGACGGCATCCAGGAGAACATCGCGCTGGTCGACCGCGTGCCCGGCGGCTGCGCGATCGTGCATTCCGATTCCGCCGAAGGCATCCAGCGGCTCAACCAGGAGGCGGCCAAGGTGATCGCCAACGCCGGCCGCGTGGGCATCCGCATCAGCCCCGAACACGCGATCCAGTGGCTCACCCGCAACCCCGCCAAGGCGATGGGCATCGACGACCAGACCGGCACCCTGGAGTCCGGCAAGATGGCCGACGTGGTGGTGTGGAACGGCAATCCGTTCAGCAGCTTCGCGCAGGCCGAGCAGGTCTACGTGGACGGCGCGCGGCTGTACGACCGCCGCGATCCGGCGCGGCAGCCGACCTCGGACTTCCTGCTCGGGCAGGAGATCGTGTCGGGAGGTGTGCGATGA
- a CDS encoding amidohydrolase family protein, whose amino-acid sequence MNARIIKRLALASALFAACGLAQAQDLLIRNATVHTASARGTLRNTDVLVKQGRIAAIGSGLVAGNAPVVDAQGQSLTPALFGGITDIGVEEVSGESGTVDATLALGANAADMQVRPEFDVTLAYNPESVLVPVARVEGIGWTLLAAGTRPGGSLIGGQGGLVRLDGSLDAVGPRALFVTLGSAGANLSGSSRAAQWMLLDQLIDEARGRIPADSQFALLTPAGRTTLAKYLGGGGPVLARVQRAADIVRLLRWARQRGVRVALVGAAEGWKVAPQIAAAGVPVFVDVLANLPGDFDEIGATLDNAARLHAAGVKVSFFQGGDASHNARKLRQLAGNAVANGLPWEAGLAGLTSVPAAALGAGADIGATIAVGQRADLVLWSGDPLDVASVARQLWLDGRAIPMRSRQTELRDRYLRAAGTPEEGQLPRAYPADAR is encoded by the coding sequence ATGAATGCCCGCATCATCAAGCGCCTCGCGCTGGCGTCGGCGCTGTTCGCCGCCTGCGGCCTGGCGCAGGCCCAGGACCTGCTGATCCGCAACGCCACCGTGCATACCGCCAGCGCGCGCGGCACCCTGCGCAACACCGACGTGCTGGTGAAGCAGGGCCGCATCGCCGCCATCGGCAGTGGCCTCGTCGCCGGCAACGCGCCGGTGGTGGATGCCCAAGGCCAGTCGCTGACGCCGGCGCTGTTCGGCGGCATCACCGACATCGGCGTGGAGGAGGTGTCCGGCGAATCAGGTACCGTCGACGCCACCCTGGCCCTGGGCGCCAACGCCGCCGACATGCAGGTGCGGCCTGAGTTCGACGTCACCCTGGCCTACAACCCGGAATCGGTGCTGGTGCCGGTGGCGCGGGTGGAAGGCATCGGCTGGACGCTGCTGGCGGCCGGCACTCGCCCCGGCGGCTCGCTGATCGGCGGCCAAGGCGGCCTGGTGCGGCTGGACGGCAGCCTCGACGCGGTCGGTCCGCGCGCGCTGTTCGTCACCCTCGGCAGCGCCGGTGCCAACCTAAGCGGCAGCTCGCGCGCGGCGCAGTGGATGCTGCTCGACCAGCTGATCGACGAGGCGCGCGGCCGCATCCCGGCCGACTCGCAGTTCGCCCTGCTCACCCCCGCCGGCCGCACTACCCTGGCGAAATACCTGGGCGGTGGCGGTCCGGTGCTGGCGCGGGTGCAGCGCGCGGCCGACATCGTCCGGCTGCTGCGCTGGGCCAGGCAGCGCGGCGTGCGGGTGGCGCTGGTGGGGGCGGCGGAAGGCTGGAAGGTGGCGCCGCAGATCGCCGCGGCCGGCGTGCCGGTGTTCGTCGACGTGCTGGCCAACCTGCCCGGCGACTTCGATGAAATCGGCGCGACCCTGGACAACGCCGCGCGCCTGCACGCGGCCGGGGTCAAAGTCTCTTTCTTCCAGGGCGGTGACGCTTCGCACAATGCACGCAAGCTGCGCCAGCTGGCCGGCAACGCGGTGGCCAACGGCCTGCCGTGGGAAGCGGGCCTGGCGGGCCTGACCTCGGTGCCGGCAGCAGCGCTGGGCGCAGGTGCGGACATCGGCGCGACCATCGCCGTCGGCCAGCGCGCCGACCTGGTGCTGTGGAGCGGCGACCCGCTGGACGTGGCCAGCGTCGCCCGGCAGCTTTGGCTGGACGGCCGCGCGATCCCGATGCGCAGCCGCCAGACGGAGTTGCGCGACCGTTACCTGCGCGCCGCGGGCACGCCCGAAGAAGGCCAGCTGCCGCGCGCCTATCCGGCCGACGCACGCTGA
- a CDS encoding DUF1761 domain-containing protein — MTMAMFEGINWLAVLAAALSAFLLGGLWYGPLFRRAWCRENGIDPDAPPSGHPARVFGTAFVAALVAAAAFAVLLRPEPPLPVALHAGFVAGLAYVAMGFAINYAFAGRSLRLWLIDGGYHTLQFTPYGLILGAWH; from the coding sequence ATGACCATGGCGATGTTCGAAGGCATCAACTGGCTGGCCGTCCTGGCTGCGGCGCTGTCCGCCTTCCTGCTGGGCGGCCTCTGGTACGGCCCGCTGTTCCGGCGCGCCTGGTGCCGGGAAAACGGCATCGACCCGGATGCACCGCCCAGCGGGCATCCGGCGAGAGTGTTCGGGACCGCCTTTGTCGCGGCACTGGTCGCAGCGGCGGCGTTCGCCGTCCTGCTGCGGCCGGAGCCGCCGCTGCCGGTCGCCCTGCACGCAGGGTTCGTGGCCGGGCTGGCCTATGTCGCGATGGGCTTCGCCATCAACTACGCATTTGCCGGCCGCAGCTTGCGGCTGTGGCTGATCGACGGCGGCTACCACACGCTGCAGTTCACCCCGTACGGGCTGATCCTCGGCGCCTGGCACTGA
- a CDS encoding DegV family protein: MRIGIIADSACDLPTDFIERENITILPVTVQIGQAVLADVRNEEATMNFLSGETAARAFEAETTPFTVQQVHDLFLGKLVHDYDYVFCITTTRTRSGIHDNAQQASFTILNEYKAVRAASGNNTPFSLRVIDSQNVFAGVGVPVIEAVRMRAAGESPPRIRAHLEFIASKTHAYMVAPDLNYLRNRIKKRGDKSVSFLSATLGTALDIKPILHCNQGETGPVAKVKGFAAASRKLFDFTAERVASGLLTPTVNLCYGGALEEMRALPGYQHLRDVCKDRGVEVFESFMGLSGLVNVGRGALVVAFAAPPHRFG, from the coding sequence ATGCGCATCGGAATCATCGCGGATTCGGCCTGCGACCTGCCAACCGACTTCATCGAGCGCGAGAACATCACCATCCTGCCGGTAACCGTGCAGATCGGACAGGCGGTGCTGGCCGACGTGCGCAACGAGGAAGCGACGATGAACTTCCTCAGCGGCGAAACCGCCGCGCGGGCGTTCGAGGCGGAGACCACGCCATTCACCGTGCAGCAGGTGCACGACCTGTTCCTGGGCAAGCTGGTGCACGACTACGACTACGTGTTCTGCATCACCACCACCCGTACCCGCAGCGGCATCCACGACAACGCGCAGCAGGCCAGCTTCACCATCCTCAACGAATACAAGGCGGTGCGGGCCGCCTCCGGCAACAACACCCCGTTCTCGCTGCGGGTCATCGACAGCCAGAACGTGTTCGCCGGGGTCGGCGTGCCGGTGATCGAGGCGGTGCGCATGCGCGCCGCCGGCGAGTCGCCGCCGCGGATCCGCGCGCACCTGGAGTTCATCGCCAGCAAGACCCACGCCTACATGGTGGCCCCGGACCTGAACTACCTGCGCAACCGCATCAAGAAGCGTGGCGACAAGAGCGTCAGCTTCCTCAGCGCGACGCTGGGCACGGCACTGGACATCAAGCCGATCCTGCACTGCAACCAGGGCGAAACCGGCCCGGTGGCGAAGGTGAAGGGTTTTGCCGCGGCCAGCCGCAAGCTGTTCGATTTCACCGCCGAACGCGTGGCCTCCGGTCTGCTGACCCCCACCGTGAACCTCTGCTACGGCGGTGCGCTGGAGGAGATGCGCGCGCTGCCGGGCTACCAGCACCTGCGCGACGTGTGCAAGGACCGCGGCGTCGAGGTGTTCGAGAGCTTCATGGGCCTGTCAGGCCTCGTCAACGTCGGCCGCGGCGCGCTGGTAGTGGCGTTCGCGGCGCCGCCGCACCGCTTCGGCTGA
- a CDS encoding adenine nucleotide alpha hydrolase: MIPALLSWSGGKDAAWALHALRRHGEVEVVGLLTTLTEGFDRVSMQGIRRDVLHAQARAAGLPLIEAWIPQAADNATYVTSFTDALARAQGQWPGLAHIAYGDLLLADIRSWREALCTRLGWTPLFPLFDSDTARLAREMIEGGLRAHLCCVDTTQLDAAFAGRAFDAALLAELPPGVDRCGEHGEFHTCVSAGPMFAAPLALQAGDTVLRDGRFAYTDFRLA, encoded by the coding sequence ATGATCCCGGCGCTGCTGTCATGGAGCGGCGGCAAGGACGCCGCATGGGCCCTGCACGCCCTGCGCAGGCACGGCGAAGTCGAGGTGGTCGGCTTGCTCACCACCCTCACCGAAGGCTTCGATCGTGTGTCGATGCAGGGCATCCGCCGCGACGTCCTGCACGCGCAGGCCCGCGCCGCCGGACTACCACTGATCGAAGCATGGATCCCGCAGGCCGCCGACAACGCGACCTACGTCACCAGCTTCACCGACGCACTGGCACGGGCGCAGGGGCAATGGCCGGGACTCGCCCATATCGCCTATGGCGACCTGCTGCTCGCCGACATCCGCAGCTGGCGGGAAGCGCTGTGCACGCGGCTGGGCTGGACGCCGCTGTTCCCGCTGTTCGACAGCGACACCGCACGGCTGGCGCGGGAGATGATCGAAGGCGGCCTGCGCGCGCACCTGTGCTGCGTGGATACCACCCAGCTCGATGCCGCATTCGCCGGCCGCGCCTTCGATGCCGCGCTGCTGGCCGAACTGCCGCCGGGTGTCGACCGCTGCGGCGAACACGGTGAATTCCACACCTGCGTGTCCGCCGGGCCGATGTTCGCCGCGCCGCTGGCGCTGCAGGCTGGCGACACCGTGCTGCGCGACGGACGCTTCGCCTATACCGACTTCAGGCTGGCCTGA
- the fghA gene encoding S-formylglutathione hydrolase: MERIEHRACFGGWQDVYRHRSAVLGCDMTFAIYLPPQAQDGPVPVLYWLSGLTCSEQNFITKAGAQRYAAEHGIAIVCPDTSPRGDGVADAEGYDLGKGAGFYVNATQAPWAAHYRMFDYVADELPALVEAHFPVTDARAISGHSMGGHGALVVALRNPGRYRSVSAFSPIVAPSQVPWGQKAFAAYLGEDHAAWAQYDASQLIRTAAEKLPVLVDQGQADEFLDAQLQPWRLKDAADAAGYPVYLRMQPGYDHSYYFIASFIGEHIAHHATALKA; the protein is encoded by the coding sequence ATGGAACGCATCGAACACCGCGCCTGCTTCGGCGGCTGGCAGGACGTGTACCGGCACCGCTCGGCGGTGCTGGGCTGCGACATGACATTCGCGATCTACCTGCCGCCGCAGGCGCAGGACGGACCGGTGCCGGTGCTGTACTGGCTGTCGGGCCTGACCTGCAGCGAACAGAACTTCATCACCAAGGCCGGCGCGCAGCGCTACGCGGCGGAGCACGGCATCGCGATCGTCTGCCCCGATACCAGCCCGCGCGGCGACGGCGTGGCCGATGCCGAGGGCTACGACCTCGGCAAGGGCGCCGGCTTCTACGTCAACGCCACGCAGGCGCCGTGGGCAGCGCATTACCGCATGTTCGACTACGTGGCGGACGAGCTGCCGGCATTGGTGGAAGCGCATTTTCCGGTGACGGACGCGCGTGCGATCAGCGGGCATTCGATGGGCGGCCATGGTGCGCTGGTGGTGGCACTGCGCAATCCCGGGCGCTATCGCAGCGTGTCGGCGTTCTCGCCGATCGTTGCGCCCTCGCAAGTGCCGTGGGGGCAGAAGGCGTTCGCCGCCTATCTTGGCGAGGACCATGCGGCATGGGCGCAGTACGACGCCAGCCAGCTGATCCGGACGGCAGCGGAAAAGCTGCCGGTGCTGGTCGACCAGGGCCAGGCCGACGAGTTCCTCGATGCCCAGCTGCAGCCGTGGCGGCTGAAGGACGCCGCCGATGCGGCCGGGTACCCGGTGTATCTGCGCATGCAGCCGGGGTATGACCACAGCTATTACTTCATCGCCAGCTTCATCGGTGAGCACATCGCCCATCACGCCACGGCGTTGAAGGCATAG
- a CDS encoding S-(hydroxymethyl)glutathione dehydrogenase/class III alcohol dehydrogenase — protein MKSRAAVAFAAGQPLQIVEIDVAPPRAGEVLVKITHTGVCHTDAFTLSGDDPEGLFPCVLGHEGAGVVVEVGEGVTSVQPGDHVIPLYTAECGECLFCKSGKTNLCTSVRATQGKGVMPDGTTRFSYNGQPLYHYMGCSTFSEYTVVAEVSLAKINPEANHEQACLLGCGVTTGLGAVKNTAKVAEGDSVAVFGLGGIGLAVIQGARRAKAGRIIAIDTNPSKFDMARDMGATDCVNPKDFDKPIQQVIVEMTGWGVDHSFECIGNVNVMRAALECAHRGWGQSVIIGVAGAGQEISTRPFQLVTGRKWMGTAFGGVKGRSQLPGMVEEAMAGEIQLAPFVTHTMGLEGINEAFELMHEGKSIRSVVRF, from the coding sequence ATGAAATCCCGCGCCGCCGTTGCCTTCGCCGCTGGCCAGCCGCTGCAGATCGTCGAGATCGACGTTGCCCCGCCCAGGGCCGGCGAGGTGCTGGTGAAGATCACCCACACCGGCGTCTGCCACACCGATGCGTTCACCCTGTCCGGCGATGACCCGGAAGGCCTGTTCCCCTGCGTGCTGGGCCACGAGGGCGCGGGCGTGGTGGTCGAAGTGGGCGAGGGCGTGACCAGCGTGCAGCCGGGCGACCACGTGATCCCGCTGTACACCGCCGAATGCGGCGAATGCCTGTTCTGCAAGAGCGGCAAGACCAATCTGTGCACCTCGGTGCGCGCCACCCAGGGCAAGGGCGTGATGCCGGATGGCACCACCCGCTTCTCCTACAACGGCCAGCCGCTGTACCACTACATGGGCTGCAGCACCTTCAGCGAGTACACCGTGGTGGCCGAAGTCTCGCTGGCGAAGATCAACCCCGAGGCCAACCACGAGCAGGCCTGCCTGCTGGGCTGCGGCGTCACCACCGGCCTTGGCGCGGTGAAGAACACGGCGAAGGTGGCCGAAGGCGATTCGGTCGCGGTGTTCGGCTTGGGCGGCATCGGGCTGGCGGTGATCCAGGGGGCAAGGCGGGCGAAGGCGGGGCGGATCATCGCCATCGACACCAATCCCTCGAAGTTCGACATGGCCCGCGATATGGGTGCCACCGACTGCGTGAACCCGAAGGATTTCGATAAACCCATCCAGCAGGTGATCGTGGAGATGACCGGCTGGGGCGTGGACCACAGCTTCGAGTGCATCGGCAACGTCAACGTGATGCGCGCGGCGCTGGAATGCGCGCACCGCGGCTGGGGCCAGAGCGTGATCATCGGGGTGGCCGGTGCGGGGCAGGAGATCTCCACCCGCCCGTTCCAGCTGGTGACCGGCCGCAAGTGGATGGGCACCGCCTTTGGTGGCGTGAAGGGCCGCAGCCAGCTGCCGGGCATGGTGGAGGAGGCGATGGCCGGCGAGATCCAGCTTGCGCCGTTCGTGACCCACACCATGGGGCTGGAGGGGATCAACGAAGCCTTCGAGCTGATGCACGAAGGCAAGTCGATCCGCTCGGTGGTGCGCTTCTAA
- the frmR gene encoding formaldehyde-responsive transcriptional repressor FrmR: protein MPHSPEDKKRATTRLRRIRGQVDALERAVEAGADCAPILQQLAALRGAVNGLMAEILDSHLRGEFIQLASDPKIRKQHQQSIDQVIALVRSYLK, encoded by the coding sequence GTGCCGCATTCCCCGGAAGACAAGAAGCGCGCCACCACCCGCCTGCGCCGCATCCGCGGCCAGGTGGATGCGCTGGAGCGCGCGGTGGAGGCCGGCGCCGACTGCGCGCCGATCCTGCAGCAGCTGGCCGCGCTGCGCGGTGCGGTGAACGGGCTGATGGCAGAGATCCTGGACAGCCATCTGCGCGGGGAATTCATTCAGCTCGCCAGCGACCCGAAAATCCGCAAGCAGCACCAGCAGAGCATCGACCAGGTGATCGCGCTGGTGCGTTCCTATCTCAAGTAG
- the ppc gene encoding phosphoenolpyruvate carboxylase — protein sequence MTSADTPLREQLEFADTDTPLRDDVRRLGAMVGDMLAEQVAPVFLEQVETLRRIAIARREQGEPVDALAQRLAQVPLAQAEPLVRAFAAYFSATNVAERVHRIRRRRDYQRLGEAPQPGGLEAVLRGLRDEGVTLAELQAQLAGLCVEPVFTAHPTEAVRRALLLKEKTVVERLIADVDRTRTQPERRADDARIRQSLTTAWQTNEAPLQRPSVADEVEHVGFYLGSVLYRVLPVFYETFSEAVEAAYGERIALPPLLRFGSWVGGDMDGNPNVGAASVRDALAAQRALALDCYLADLRALGDILTQSHGNAGIDAEIEARAAAHRALLPEGMVRNRPRLADMPYRQLLWAMRARLQATGEGATGGYADAAAFIDDLVLIDASLARHRGDHAGRFALRRILWRARTFGFHMAALDLRQDSAVHEQALAALEADAEWAARPLPARIERLHALISGAAPADAGAADATATLEVFRTVRELRAALGEHAFGPYIISMARNAADALAVLALARIAGCVVDAEVPLDVAPLFETVDDLAAAPATMRALFADPLYRRHLAARGGRQVVMLGYSDSAKDGGLLASRWALQRAQVELLEVARSAGLQLVFFHGRGGSVSRGGGKTERAIMAAPRGSVAGRMRVTEQGEVIHRKYGIRALALRNLEQMTGAVLRASLRPRPPEPREDRWRALATELAQVSRAHYRALVHEHPDFPAYFRAATPVDVIERLHISSRPSRRRDGGIANLRAIPWVFSWAQSRSGLTGWYGIGTALRHGIDVHGLDAMAAMARDWPFFAAMIDDVEMAMAKSDIDIFERYSALAGGLHPVFFPPIAGEFDRTREAILAIKQRDALLADDYRLRLSIRLRNPYVDPISLLQVDLLRRWREGGREDEALLRTLVSTVNGIAAGIQNTG from the coding sequence ATGACGTCCGCCGACACGCCGCTGCGCGAGCAGCTCGAATTCGCCGACACCGATACCCCCCTGCGCGACGATGTGCGCCGCCTTGGCGCGATGGTCGGCGACATGCTGGCCGAGCAGGTGGCGCCGGTGTTCCTGGAACAGGTCGAGACGCTGCGGCGGATCGCGATTGCCCGGCGCGAGCAGGGCGAGCCCGTGGACGCGCTGGCGCAGCGGCTGGCGCAGGTGCCGTTGGCGCAGGCGGAGCCGTTGGTGCGCGCGTTCGCGGCCTATTTCAGCGCCACCAACGTGGCCGAGCGCGTGCATCGCATCCGCCGGCGCCGCGACTACCAGCGGTTGGGCGAGGCGCCGCAGCCGGGTGGACTGGAAGCGGTGCTGCGCGGCCTGCGCGACGAAGGCGTGACGCTGGCCGAACTGCAGGCGCAGCTGGCCGGGCTGTGCGTGGAGCCAGTGTTCACCGCGCATCCCACCGAGGCGGTGCGGCGCGCGCTGCTGCTGAAGGAAAAGACCGTGGTCGAACGGCTGATCGCCGATGTCGACCGCACCCGCACGCAGCCGGAGCGGCGCGCCGACGACGCCCGCATCCGCCAGTCGTTGACCACCGCCTGGCAGACCAACGAAGCGCCGCTGCAGCGTCCCAGCGTGGCCGACGAGGTCGAGCATGTCGGCTTCTACCTTGGCAGCGTCCTGTATCGCGTGCTGCCGGTGTTCTACGAGACATTTTCCGAGGCGGTGGAAGCCGCCTACGGCGAACGCATCGCGCTGCCGCCGCTGCTGCGCTTCGGCAGCTGGGTGGGCGGCGACATGGACGGCAATCCCAACGTCGGCGCGGCCAGCGTGCGCGACGCGCTGGCCGCGCAGCGCGCGCTGGCGCTGGACTGCTACCTGGCCGACCTGCGCGCGCTGGGCGACATCCTCACCCAGAGCCATGGCAATGCCGGCATCGACGCGGAAATCGAGGCGCGTGCCGCCGCACACCGGGCGCTGCTGCCGGAGGGCATGGTGCGCAACCGGCCACGGTTGGCCGACATGCCCTACCGGCAGTTGCTGTGGGCGATGCGCGCGCGCCTGCAGGCCACCGGCGAAGGCGCGACGGGTGGCTATGCCGATGCAGCGGCCTTCATCGACGACCTGGTGCTGATCGATGCAAGCCTGGCCCGGCACCGCGGCGACCATGCCGGCCGCTTCGCGTTGCGGCGCATCCTCTGGCGTGCGCGCACCTTCGGCTTCCACATGGCCGCGCTGGACCTGCGCCAGGATTCCGCCGTGCACGAGCAGGCGCTGGCCGCGCTGGAAGCGGATGCCGAGTGGGCCGCGCGCCCGCTGCCGGCGCGGATCGAGCGCTTGCATGCGCTGATCTCGGGCGCTGCACCGGCCGACGCGGGCGCAGCCGACGCCACGGCGACGCTGGAGGTGTTCCGCACCGTGCGCGAACTGCGCGCGGCGCTGGGCGAACATGCCTTCGGGCCGTACATCATCAGCATGGCGCGCAATGCCGCCGATGCGCTGGCCGTGCTGGCGCTGGCGCGCATCGCCGGCTGCGTCGTCGATGCCGAAGTGCCGCTGGACGTGGCGCCGCTGTTCGAGACGGTGGACGACCTGGCGGCGGCGCCGGCGACGATGCGGGCGCTGTTCGCCGACCCGCTGTACCGCCGCCACCTGGCCGCGCGCGGCGGGCGGCAGGTGGTGATGCTGGGCTACAGCGACAGCGCCAAGGATGGCGGGCTGCTGGCATCACGCTGGGCGCTGCAGCGCGCGCAGGTCGAGCTGCTGGAAGTGGCGCGCTCGGCCGGCCTGCAGCTGGTGTTCTTCCATGGCCGCGGCGGTTCTGTCAGCCGCGGCGGCGGCAAGACCGAACGGGCGATCATGGCGGCGCCGCGCGGCAGCGTGGCCGGGCGCATGCGCGTCACCGAGCAGGGCGAAGTGATCCACCGCAAGTACGGTATCCGCGCGCTGGCGTTGCGAAACCTCGAGCAGATGACCGGCGCGGTGCTGCGCGCATCGCTGCGGCCGCGCCCACCCGAGCCGCGCGAGGACCGCTGGCGCGCGCTTGCCACCGAGCTTGCACAGGTCTCGCGCGCGCACTACCGCGCGCTTGTGCACGAGCATCCGGACTTCCCGGCCTACTTCCGTGCGGCCACGCCGGTGGACGTGATCGAGCGCCTGCACATCAGTTCGCGGCCCTCGCGCCGCCGCGATGGCGGCATCGCCAACCTGCGCGCGATCCCGTGGGTGTTTTCGTGGGCGCAGAGCCGTTCCGGCCTGACCGGTTGGTACGGCATCGGAACCGCCCTGCGCCACGGCATTGATGTGCACGGACTGGACGCGATGGCGGCCATGGCCCGCGACTGGCCGTTCTTCGCCGCGATGATCGACGACGTGGAAATGGCGATGGCGAAGTCCGACATCGACATCTTCGAACGCTATTCCGCGCTGGCCGGCGGGCTGCATCCGGTGTTCTTCCCGCCCATCGCAGGGGAGTTCGATCGCACCCGCGAGGCGATCCTCGCGATCAAGCAGCGCGACGCGCTGCTGGCCGACGATTACCGGCTGCGCCTGTCGATCCGGCTGCGCAATCCCTACGTCGATCCGATCAGCCTGCTGCAGGTGGACCTGCTGCGGCGATGGCGCGAAGGCGGGCGCGAGGACGAAGCCCTGCTGCGCACGCTGGTGTCCACCGTCAACGGCATCGCCGCGGGCATCCAGAACACCGGTTAG